The genomic segment AGTAATTTGGTGTAGAACTGAGAGaagttttgaacattttgtccCTCTCGTGAACAAAACTCCTCTGGTCCTTCTACACTCCACATAACAGATTTGTAATCATAATGTTAGATGAGTTATTTAAACTGCATTCAACAGGGCTAATTTTTTATATACGACTGTGTAATTGCATCTCATCTGATGGTGAGATAAATACAGAACAGTATATCCTTCCTTCCGTAGGCCATTTGGCTAGCTGCTTAATTGTGTTAGTCACATATTTTGTGGAATGGGCTTTTCTGGTATGCAGCATGCTTCAGGAATAATGGTCATTTATTACACACATCTTCTTTCCCTCTGAGCTATAAGTTTGGCTGATTTAATCTAAGGCCAGTGACCACTGATATAAATAACCCAAGTagaatttgcatttattttctctGATGCTGACGTGAGTTGTTATGTTAGTAAGTTACCACAAGAGGGTAGTGTCCGCCTGAATTATCTATCTCACGCCTAGCCAAAGGACATCATTACACACTCAATGAAGCAATAGTCAGTCATTTTCTCTGCTTAATTGATCCCAGTGCTACCCAACATTGCATTGTGGGACATTGTCACTGCAGCATGCCTCGGAGAGACGCATACCATAGACAATTATCTTGTCGTTATGTTCTACAATGAGCAAGCATCTGCCGACAGTTTTGTTGTATAATGACTTTGTGTGGTATTTACAAGACTTTTGAAACATTCGTCTGCCAGAGTAGACGATGACTTTCTCTTACCCAATGTGATGCTGTTTGAGAAGTGATAAAGAAATTGGCCAATTTGTAAACAGAACGGAGGGCAGatacacaaatacaatatataaCAAAACACACTCTTAATTAGCCTGTCGGGCCAGAAAAACAAGCACAGTTCCGCCATAACGGTTAaggtttaaattgtgttttaaaatcACTTTAAACTTTCCATTCTTTGATGTCATAGTCATAAAAGTAGATGCTTACAACATTTGGTACAGCTGCACAATCTAACGTTATCCAGTAAAAGAGCTGTAGTAAAATGTCCTTTTATAAACACAACAATGCTATATTAACAATGTGAAAGATTTACTGTATTTCTGGtctcaatgaaaatggctgataTAAAAATGTGCCATTGGAGTTACATATATGCATTTGATTGGATTGCAATTATATTCTTTAGTTTTAGTACAATTTATGTTAGCCAAGCATCTTTGAGTATCTAGAAAAGCACAAAAATGcaagctattattattattatttattattattattattattattattaccattattACAACcttatgaatgaattaaattaaaatgttcgaATAAACAGATTACAAAGATCATTTAAGTTCAATACACTAACTTAAACTGATGTTTATGAAATAACATAATTGAATTAAGTGAACCTATTTCtcaaaatgttgtcactttcacTTGTATATAGCACTTCTCTATCTTCAAAGTTCTCAAATTGCTTTAACACTGTCTTCTCAATCAGCTCCTGGTGATACACGATCAGGAGCAATTGGGGGCTCAGTATTTAACTCTGAACAGATCGACATGGTCACAGCTGTTAACCACTCTACCGCCAGAGTCATGTGGTGCTGCTGGATTGATGTGTGATGGTAACAGCTCAAAACGTTGCCACTGGAGCATCTCCGAATCAACATATatctaataacatgacaaaacatttatctttaaataaaatatatcatatTCACCATGGATGCAGATTTTTGTGTAACTCGCTACAGGCATGGTTAATTGAAATTGGCAGTCACAAATTTTACTCtgatcagccaatcagaggactAAAAAAGACTGTCATATCCAAGTGCCAGCTCACTGGCCCTGTGAGGACCCTTTttcaaatctgattggttaaaggaACAATCCCATTGCTAATAGTTTAACTTATTTTGTCATAactactgattctgaaggcAGCACATAGAGACTGAAAGTTGATTgggaaaaataatctaaacatCCACGTACTGAATCTGCTGGAAGCATTGCagacaagaatttttttttacaaaatgaagaTAAAGTCAACTGTCATGGAACTAATTATTATCAAttaggttgtaaatgtaggtcagtgcttctgaAAGTGTTTCGGTCAGCAGTGAAGCCATTGATAACCCTTATAGATAAGAAGATAATAGCactatattaattaattatgtggccgtcgtggctcagggtgtagcaATGGTCATCCAGTAACCGGAAGGTAGGCTGTTTgctccccgctctccccaagtcatgtgacgttgtgtccttgggcaagacacttcacacacattgccccCAGTGACACTCACACTGGTGTCTgaatggtgcgaatgtttggtggtggtcagaaGGGCCGTAgatgcacactggcagccacgcttccgtcagccgtcagcctgccccagggcagctgtggctacttatgtagcttactgccaccagagtgtgaatgtgcgAGCGCACaaataatgcaaccactgtgaagTGGCTTTGAGTGCCCAAAAAAGCTCTATAtaaatctaatgcattattgttattaaccATACTTTTATGACTGTATACAGTAAGCTAGTGATGGGgtaaatgaagcttcatgaagcactcaTATGtgtttttactcctctagatggtgcgcTTGGTTTAAAGATGAAAGATTGAATTGATTAAGTTGACACTGGATCTTTAAACCAAGTAGACCAtttagaggagtcaaaaaacaccacaaatgcttcatgaagcttaattTATCCATTACTACTGTAAGCTAGCGATGGGAAAATTAAGCTTCATGAGGCACTTGCAAGTGTTTTTCATTCCTGAGGCTAGATGCTGctattggtttaaagataaaggtcagtgcaattgattacattttaaatcaagagtgccatctaaaggagtcaaagtgcttcatgaaggtccatttgtccatcactactgTAATCATAAACACTTAATTTGAAGTTCCTGTGACATGTCGCTAGtttgctttctctttttttttcctcccacggCTCAGCAATGAATTCCTGCTAGCGTGGCTTCGTGTGTGTTCCCTCAAGCCACTCCTTATGCTGTCAGCATGGCAGGGTTTACTGCACGTTTCCAGCATGCTCCAAAATGTTCCCTCCCTTGCATGTCTCTCTTCATCAATATGCACAGAGCTTGGCTAAACCTAAAAAGAGGAGGGCCCTGCTGCGTGTTACCCGTCTTGCTTTGTACCAATCACAGTGGTTTCCCCGCCCTCTTCGTCACCATGCTGGCTTTTGCGCCTCCCCTCTGCGTCCTCAAGCacaactcaataaaaaaaaaagtgcaaggaaaaaaaagtgataagcAGCAAGCAGCTTCTGGGTGTTGCTTTCAAGTGCGCTCCTGCTGAATGTGTGTGATAGCTTGTTTGTGTGTTAAGGAAGGGGGGTGTTTAGTCTGTCTCCCGCAAAAGTAGGAACGCACAGCAGCGGTGTTGGCCCGAGACAAAAGGCTAAACGCAGCAGAGCCGTGATACAAGGATAGGAGCGGGCAAAGTGGCCCAGTGGGACCGCACTTCTCAGAGAGGAATTGAACCTGCTGCCGCGCCTCATTTTGGTCCTGAACTGCAGGCGTGACGGTAAGGCAGGTTATTTCCCTTTCTGTCGCTCTGTTAAAGCTGAGGAATGGAAGCACAATATTGACTCTCTTCCTGactttgtgtttacttttcctATCCTTGTCTGGGACTTCCACACCAGCATCACCCGATCCACCTGTCGTACAAGATGTCAGACGATGAGTGTCGCTCACCCATCGGCCTGGACTGCTGCAGCTGCTGCCTGGACCTGGCCAACGGTTGTGACGACTCAGTGTCCCGAGGCCTCAGTGCGACGCTGGCGAGCCCCACCAGCCCCAGTGTCAGTCACTTCCGCCAACTCCGCAATCAGCTGATGTACCAAAACCTCAACACGGACAAGCTGAACAACATCATGCGGCAGGACTCCCTGGAGTCAGTAGTGAGGGACCCCTGCTTCCTGCTCAATGAGGGAATCTGCAACAGCAACATAGATCAGACCATGTTGTCTATCCTGCTCTTCTTCCATAGGTTTGTTTCCCAATCTGCTTTGCATGTCTCATTTGTTGATATACATCACCACGTATAGCCGTGTTGTACTTCTCAAGATCGGTCTTGGTTTAGAGTCTAGTCTTAAGACCACTTTTTAAGGGTCTCGTCTCGGAATCGTCTTGTCTTGGTCTTGGTTGGTGTACATGGTCTTGACTTTATTAggttatacagtatgtgctagTTATTGTTTTACATGAACCAGATGGCTGGTGCAGACTGATCAGGTTTCTTTGGATCAGCACTTTTTCCTCAAAAGGCTGACCTAAGTCTTAATAGTCTGGGATTAAGAAGAAGGTTTATTGTGGTTGTGATAAGGTCCCTGCTTGGAATATAGCTCCAAAACTAAACACATAAAGCAGTCCAAAGGGCATCTATTTATGTCACCGTGTCTATCTGATGTTACAAAACATGACAATCATTTGTTAACCTTTTTAACCTGCTTGACGTGTTAATGAATTTGTACAGTCAAATATGTTTCCTGTAAGCACTCCAACCTTCACACCCAAAGTAGAAAACTATAAAGGAGTTTTGTCGGGGAGCAAAACCAAATGAGGTAAACAAAATCCAACCTACAGAGAACAAACACACAATTATTGTAAAGCTTAAGCTTGCCCTCACATGGAATCAATTTAAGTGATATTTTATGGCGAGGGGTCAATTAAAACTCGTGAGAGGCTTTCGCATCACTGCCAAATGGTGTTTAAAAACTGAGTTTGCGAGGAAAAGATAGATCCCGGCCAGATGGATCGTTAGTTTGTTTGGCCGATGCTGCCGAATGACTTCAGTCTCAAATTAGCAGTTGTACTGCCTTTCCATCACTGTTACTATACAACGGTTGCCTGGGAAACCGTTACTCTTCACATACGCTAGACAGATAAAACACGTAAAGTCATTAAGATAGTGCCACTAACGCAAGACATGTTGTACATTGAGCAGGTCAAGAACAACACTCctcatatatatactgtatatacacacgaTGTGTCAGAGAGGTTTCAGGACAGGTttcacaaattatatatttaaccTGCAAACTATGAGTTTTCCCCTTCAAAGGGGGCCAGATGATCAGCCAGCACATCTACAAAGAGATCATGTGGCGTTAGTTTTTCGGGAAGAGGCAAGAGTTTTAGCAGGGCAGCTTGTCGTTGCTTTACAGTCACAATGCACCTGCGCAcaatgccctgagcatctgtCAGTTCCTGGCTGAATCAAGCTCCCTTCTCACCTGACCAGGTTGCTAGTGTTTTCCGCTTTGCCAAACTCTGGGGTGTCTTCAAACCTGCAGAACATCACAGGTGGCCACGCTGACTGAGCAAAAGAAATCTGGTACACGGCGCTAAACTCTAGGGAGATGAATTCCAAACCACAAACGACTCCTTCAAATATATCTTTTATGATCAACAATCTTGGAACCTTTCTGACACAT from the Vanacampus margaritifer isolate UIUO_Vmar chromosome 10, RoL_Vmar_1.0, whole genome shotgun sequence genome contains:
- the tsc22d3 gene encoding TSC22 domain family protein 3 isoform X1, producing MSDDECRSPIGLDCCSCCLDLANGCDDSVSRGLSATLASPTSPSVSHFRQLRNQLMYQNLNTDKLNNIMRQDSLESVVRDPCFLLNEGICNSNIDQTMLSILLFFHSASGASVVAIDNKIEQAMDLVKNHLMYAVREEVEILKEQIKELAEKNNQLERENYLLKNLASPEQLEKFQSRIPTDVPLPLDNQSAQVMSEQQSSRNTGSAV